From Nitrososphaerales archaeon, one genomic window encodes:
- a CDS encoding AAA family ATPase: MVFIVLEGFSGTGKTTLAKRLEEQGWIRLKESAHAVPKQVPVAERADTYADYSLLGATMVYASEISKLRGKRRLVSEGYLLSDLAYARIRYDLKKSRAFPAMLSLCKQIISEPAMRPDLYILLKARTGTISARQKRKNSREKNLNDFFRKRYYSAIQDIHERLGEDRVEIVYTDSDSSATLGEIHARLKKRKLET; this comes from the coding sequence TTGGTCTTCATCGTGCTGGAGGGGTTCTCGGGTACGGGTAAGACCACTCTCGCAAAGCGACTGGAGGAGCAAGGATGGATTCGGCTAAAGGAGTCGGCTCACGCAGTCCCGAAGCAAGTGCCAGTCGCGGAGAGGGCCGACACGTATGCGGACTACAGCCTCCTCGGCGCGACAATGGTCTACGCGTCTGAAATCTCAAAGCTGCGTGGGAAGAGGAGGTTGGTCTCCGAAGGGTACCTCCTGTCCGACCTGGCCTACGCGAGGATAAGGTATGACTTGAAGAAAAGCAGGGCCTTCCCTGCCATGCTCTCCCTCTGCAAGCAGATCATTTCGGAGCCTGCCATGCGACCCGACCTCTACATACTACTCAAGGCAAGGACAGGAACGATTAGCGCACGGCAGAAGAGGAAGAACAGTAGGGAGAAGAATCTGAACGATTTCTTCAGGAAACGCTACTACTCTGCAATCCAGGACATTCACGAGAGGCTAGGGGAGGACAGGGTGGAAATCGTCTACACGGACTCCGACTCCAGCGCTACGCTGGGCGAGATCCACGCCCGCCTCAAGAAGAGGAAGCTGGAAACGTGA
- a CDS encoding type II secretion system F family protein — MPRIETVVGAASKLFPVDPPSSVLSFFAPRLEAAMLFVTPSVFARFAIAVAAIPAIFQLVTFAVLPTTIWLPISAALLPVQVSSVLVIVHRTSRRRRAVEGELPFVAMLFFILSHESYANLPDAFKKIEQLGPEIFPAFFAEAQNLARNLTYGIEPELGTAERTFVSHPSRQLREFIHGYLTTLETGRDVHEFVRVESERFLTTQEDRWRSFTALLSSMTEVSFIFLAVFPVGVQMIAGTFPGVGASFLLLTSLALLSVVTVALLLWMDFAQPPSHDARYPPALLVCLVLGFLVILALYQAGLIDSVVAAALSLGCASAYEYRVRGFFGRLGEGEKEVAVMLHDLAELTRAGVELPPALSRLIDGSAGFRSIGDDLSAFSRLLLLGQSPLAARRRLAHPSWLVKVSFALLAVSFETGGGYDQLDKLSLSFRRLSDARRSIQASVIPFALLGVVVPVVSSASFWFLRSMQSLGPVLPLFAIQSGASGTGGSIVASSLLAGLIVSKAYSQSLRSMVGVPPLLASALISFLIFGSA; from the coding sequence GTGCCCCGGATAGAGACCGTAGTTGGGGCGGCCTCGAAGCTATTTCCGGTCGATCCGCCCTCGTCCGTCCTCTCGTTCTTCGCCCCTAGACTTGAGGCCGCGATGCTCTTCGTCACCCCCTCCGTCTTCGCGAGGTTCGCCATCGCTGTCGCAGCAATTCCCGCGATCTTCCAGCTTGTTACCTTCGCTGTTCTTCCTACAACGATCTGGCTCCCAATTTCAGCGGCTCTCCTGCCGGTGCAAGTCTCTTCCGTCTTGGTGATAGTCCACAGAACTTCGCGGCGTAGGCGGGCGGTCGAGGGCGAGCTGCCGTTCGTAGCCATGCTTTTCTTCATCCTCTCCCACGAGTCGTACGCCAACCTTCCAGACGCATTCAAGAAGATCGAACAGCTGGGCCCCGAGATCTTCCCGGCTTTCTTCGCGGAGGCGCAGAACCTAGCCAGGAACCTCACCTACGGGATCGAGCCGGAACTGGGGACGGCAGAAAGGACCTTCGTGTCCCACCCCAGCCGCCAACTGAGAGAGTTCATCCACGGGTACCTGACGACACTTGAGACAGGCAGAGACGTTCACGAGTTTGTGAGGGTCGAGTCAGAGAGGTTCCTGACAACTCAGGAGGACCGCTGGCGTTCGTTCACAGCTCTCCTGTCGTCCATGACCGAGGTTTCTTTCATTTTCTTGGCAGTCTTCCCGGTGGGCGTCCAGATGATAGCAGGGACCTTTCCAGGCGTGGGCGCCTCATTCCTCCTGCTCACCTCTCTCGCCTTGCTCTCGGTAGTGACAGTTGCTCTGTTGCTCTGGATGGATTTCGCCCAACCTCCGTCCCACGACGCACGCTATCCACCGGCCCTCCTCGTCTGTCTTGTTCTCGGCTTCCTCGTGATTCTGGCGCTGTATCAGGCAGGCTTGATCGACTCTGTGGTCGCGGCAGCCCTGAGCTTAGGGTGCGCCTCCGCTTACGAATACCGCGTTCGTGGCTTCTTTGGAAGGTTGGGTGAAGGCGAGAAGGAAGTTGCGGTAATGTTGCACGACCTTGCCGAATTGACCAGGGCAGGGGTCGAGTTGCCCCCGGCCCTTTCAAGGCTCATCGACGGTTCCGCGGGATTCAGGTCAATCGGGGATGACCTATCCGCGTTCTCCAGGCTGCTCTTACTCGGCCAGTCGCCCCTCGCCGCTCGAAGAAGACTGGCCCATCCGTCGTGGCTGGTGAAGGTCTCGTTCGCGCTTCTTGCTGTCTCCTTCGAGACGGGCGGGGGCTACGACCAGCTCGACAAACTCTCCCTGTCCTTCAGGAGGCTTTCCGATGCACGCAGGTCGATACAGGCTTCCGTAATTCCATTCGCCCTCCTGGGCGTCGTCGTCCCGGTCGTCTCTTCAGCCTCCTTCTGGTTCCTGCGCAGCATGCAATCGCTAGGCCCAGTCCTTCCCCTTTTTGCGATCCAGAGCGGCGCCTCGGGCACCGGTGGCTCCATAGTGGCTTCCTCGCTGTTGGCGGGACTCATCGTCTCGAAGGCGTACTCCCAATCTCTGCGGAGCATGGTTGGGGTCCCGCCACTGCTGGCTTCGGCCCTGATCTCCTTCCTAATCTTCGGAAGCGCCTGA
- a CDS encoding fructose 1,6-bisphosphatase: MTNWEKLLTDATSRVQEAVNAVLQGSEKSKVLGVGASGDLTLVADSRAERELIDSLTQAIDVRILSEEIGQLGAKDARYLAVLDPLDGSSNFSRGIPFYCTSVGVIEGNRLREEKYALVRNLVTGDVYYAEAGNGARKNGKRIRASSLGEVSEAVVGVDISRASPAVIEETVPLIASIKRQVHFGANALELCLVAEGILDAFVDIRGKMRVTDFAAAHLIAREAGAVITSAEAKEIDPQIELGSRFGYVAAGNETLHRQLISRLRSHAR; this comes from the coding sequence GTGACCAACTGGGAGAAGCTCCTGACAGACGCCACTTCGCGCGTTCAGGAAGCTGTGAACGCGGTCCTTCAGGGAAGCGAGAAATCGAAGGTCTTGGGGGTGGGAGCTTCAGGTGACTTGACCCTGGTCGCCGACAGCAGAGCAGAGAGAGAGCTGATCGATTCACTCACTCAGGCCATCGATGTACGAATACTCAGCGAGGAGATTGGGCAGCTAGGCGCGAAGGACGCTCGCTATCTGGCCGTGCTGGACCCGCTAGATGGCTCCTCCAATTTCAGCAGGGGCATACCGTTCTACTGCACATCTGTCGGTGTAATAGAAGGGAACAGATTGAGGGAGGAAAAATACGCCCTTGTGCGGAACCTTGTAACGGGCGACGTCTATTACGCTGAAGCAGGCAATGGTGCAAGAAAGAACGGCAAGCGCATCAGGGCATCCAGCTTGGGGGAGGTCTCCGAGGCGGTGGTCGGGGTGGACATCTCGAGGGCGTCCCCAGCAGTGATCGAGGAAACCGTTCCTTTGATTGCATCAATCAAGCGGCAGGTCCACTTCGGAGCGAACGCTCTCGAACTTTGCCTCGTTGCCGAGGGGATTCTGGACGCGTTTGTGGACATCAGGGGAAAGATGAGAGTGACCGACTTCGCAGCTGCCCATCTCATCGCAAGGGAAGCTGGCGCCGTGATTACCTCCGCTGAGGCCAAGGAAATCGACCCGCAAATCGAGCTTGGCTCAAGGTTTGGCTACGTCGCAGCGGGGAATGAGACACTCCACAGGCAGCTCATCTCGAGACTCCGCTCTCACGCAAGGTAG
- a CDS encoding HAD hydrolase-like protein, which produces MEGKSAVKVGEYRSYIFDLDGTLFSIPVDWAGVRREISALVGEDFSDTPLFLKLQQLAASKPGMRERLLSVIDSYELRAVGSAKAMPGASELLYSLFEVARIALVTLQGKKACGEILQKHKLDDLFEAVVTREDSMDRSEQLLIALNRLGAEARATLFTGDRLNDVVCARKVGLDVALVGRDAVKDPKPNYNFASLVELRAYLA; this is translated from the coding sequence ATGGAAGGAAAGAGTGCTGTAAAGGTAGGAGAGTACCGCTCCTACATCTTCGACCTCGACGGGACTCTGTTCTCGATACCCGTAGACTGGGCAGGGGTGAGGAGAGAGATTTCTGCGCTGGTCGGCGAGGACTTTAGCGATACGCCCCTCTTCCTGAAGCTCCAGCAGCTCGCCGCCAGCAAGCCCGGGATGAGGGAACGTCTGCTGTCGGTCATCGATTCCTACGAGCTCAGAGCTGTGGGCTCTGCAAAGGCGATGCCGGGCGCCTCTGAGCTGCTGTATTCCCTCTTCGAGGTGGCTAGAATCGCCCTTGTCACTTTGCAGGGAAAGAAGGCGTGTGGGGAGATACTCCAGAAGCACAAGCTGGACGACCTCTTTGAAGCAGTAGTCACGAGGGAGGACTCCATGGACAGGTCCGAGCAGCTCTTGATCGCACTGAACAGGCTCGGCGCGGAGGCCAGGGCGACTCTCTTCACTGGCGACAGGCTCAACGATGTGGTCTGCGCGAGGAAGGTCGGATTGGACGTCGCTCTTGTCGGTCGGGACGCGGTGAAGGACCCGAAGCCAAACTACAACTTCGCGAGTCTGGTAGAGTTGAGGGCCTACCTTGCGTGA